From Hymenobacter sediminicola:
TGCTGAGTAATACTTTCTGGCGGCTTTGGTCAGGTTCTTGTCTGCGTGGCGCTTCACTTAGTTTCGCTACATCCAAGAGCTTGCCGAAGCGGCACGTTGCATGAAGACAATCCTGATAAGCCGTACTGACGCCATTGGAGACGTAGTGCTGACGCTACCGGTTGCCGGGGAGCTGAAGCGCCATTTTCCTGGCTGTCGGGTGCTGCTACTGGGCCGCACCTATACGCAGGCCATTGCCGAAGCCTGCCCCTGGCTCGATGGTTTCCTCAACTACGATGACCTGCAGAAGCTGCCAGTCGCTGAGCAAGTAGCAACACTGCGCCGGCAGCACGCTGATGCCATTGTGCATGTATTCCCCAATAAAACCATTGCCCGCCTGGCCCAACAAGCCGGTATTCCTGTCCGTATCGGAACCCGAAACCGGTGGTTTCATTGGCTGACCTGCAATCGGCTGGTAGCCTTGAGCCGGCGGAACTCTCCGTTGCATGAGGCCCAGTTGAACCTGACGCTGCTCCAGCCGCTACTACCAGATGCGCTTCCGTCTCTGCACGAAGTAACCGCTTTGGTGCGACTCACGCCCCAGGAACCGTTAGCCACTGGCTTGCAGCAGGTGCTGGCTGCCAAGAGGCCCGATCAACTCAACGTGATACTGCACCCACGCAGCCGAGGTAGTGCCCGCGAATGGGGGCTGGAGCATTTCGGTATGCTGGCACGTTTGCTGCACCAGGCTGGCCATCGGGTATTC
This genomic window contains:
- a CDS encoding glycosyltransferase family 9 protein; the encoded protein is MKTILISRTDAIGDVVLTLPVAGELKRHFPGCRVLLLGRTYTQAIAEACPWLDGFLNYDDLQKLPVAEQVATLRRQHADAIVHVFPNKTIARLAQQAGIPVRIGTRNRWFHWLTCNRLVALSRRNSPLHEAQLNLTLLQPLLPDALPSLHEVTALVRLTPQEPLATGLQQVLAAKRPDQLNVILHPRSRGSAREWGLEHFGMLARLLHQAGHRVFVTGTEAEGQELQVWLAEYQPYITAELTGQLTLRQLLAFIGSADGLVAGSTGPLHMAAALGRYTLGLYPPIRPMHPGRWAPLGPHADYLVFDKPACQDCRQQPVACTCIKAIAPLAALQRIIAWNPSILSS